The sequence CAGGTGCCGCACGTCGTCCGCCGAGACGGCGTCGCCCCGCAGCGACGCGGCTTGCACTCCCCCGCGCGTCACCCCGAGGACGAACGCCGCGAGGAGCTCCGCATCGACGACGGGATCGGCGATGCCCGCTGCGGCCAGTCGTGCTGCGGCATGGCGGAGCGCCTCGGCGACGGACGGTGCGGCGGAGCTCATGACGCCTCCACTCTATGCGGCGATGCCGGCGCCACGACGCGGCGTCCGGACTCGCGACCGCCGTGACGATTCGTCATACAAGGACTCACGCCGGGCACCGCGTCCTAGGCTGGGGGCCATCTGACGTGACCCTCCCGAAAGGCCGATCGACATGCCCGGCATCCACTCCGATATCACCGCTGCTTTCGGCAACACGCCGCTCGTCCGCCTCAACCGCGTCACCGACGGCGCCGGCGCCGAGGTGTACGCGAAGCTCGAGTTCTACAACCCCGGTTCGAGCGTGAAGGACCGTCTCGGCATCGCGATCGTCGATGCGGCCGAGGCCTCCGGCGCGCTGCAGCCCGGCGGCACCATCGTCGAGGGCACGAGCGGCAACACCGGCATCGCGCTCGCGCTCGTCGGCGCGGCGCGCGGCTACAAGGTCATCCTCACGATGCCCTCGTCGATGTCGGTCGAGCGCCGCCAGCTGCTCAAGCGATTCGGCGCCGAGCTCGTGCTCACCGACCCGGCCGGCGGGATGAAGCTCGCGGTCGCCGAAGCCGAGCGCATCACCTCCGAGACGCCCGGGGCGATCCTGGCGAAGCAGTTCGAGAACGAGGCGAACCGCGAGATCCACCGCAAGACCACCGCCGAGGAGATCTGGCGCGACACCGACGGCGAGGTCGACATCTTCGTCGCCGGCGTCGGCACCGGCGGCACCATCACCGGTGTCGGCCAGGTGCTCAAGGAGCGCAAGCCCAGCGTGCAGGTCGTCGCCGTCGAGCCGTCCGCGTCGCCGCTGCTGTCGACCGGGACGCCCGGTCCCGCGAAGATCCAGGGCATCGGCCCGAACTTCGTGCCGCCGATCCTCGACACCGAGGTGTTCGACGACGTCGTCACCGTCGAGTTCGACGACGCCATCTCGACCTCGCGCGAACTCGCCGCGAAGGAGGGCATCCTCGTCGGGATCTCCAGCGGCGCGGCCGTGTGGGCCGCCCTGCAGCTGGCCGCGCGTCCCGAGAACGCCGGGAAGAAGATCGTCGTCGTCACGCCCGACACCGGCGAGCGGTACCTGTCGACTGCGCTCTTCGAGGATCTGCGGGAGGATTGAACCCGCACGGCGGCGCGACGCGCGATCCTCTGGGACGCTAGGACCAGTTCGGACGCCGTCGCGCCGTCGTCGCATCCCGGCCTGAAAAGGAGCGTTCGTGCCCGGCATCCATCCCGACATCACCACCGCGTTCGGCGAGACGCCGCTGGTGCGCCTCAACGCGCTCACCGAGGGGCTCGGCGCGGAGGTGCTCGCGAAGCTCGAGTTCTACAACCCGGGCTCGTCGGTCAAGGACCGCCTCGGTTATGCGCTCGTCCAAGCGGCGGAGGCGGCGGGCGAGCTGGTCCCCGGCGGCACGATCGTGGAGTCCACGAGCGGCAACACCGGGATCGCGCTGGCCCTCATCGGTGCTGCGCGCGGCTACCGGGTGATCCTCACGATGCCGGCATCGATGTCGAAGGAGCGCCGCACGCTGCTGAAGGCCTACGGTGCCGAGCTCGTCCTGACCGACCCGTACAAGGGCATGACCGAGGCGGTCGAGACGGCCAAGCGGATCGCGGCCGAGACGCCCGGCGCCGTGCTGGCCCGCCAGTTCGAGCACGAGGCGAA comes from Microbacterium cremeum and encodes:
- the cysK gene encoding cysteine synthase A, with protein sequence MPGIHSDITAAFGNTPLVRLNRVTDGAGAEVYAKLEFYNPGSSVKDRLGIAIVDAAEASGALQPGGTIVEGTSGNTGIALALVGAARGYKVILTMPSSMSVERRQLLKRFGAELVLTDPAGGMKLAVAEAERITSETPGAILAKQFENEANREIHRKTTAEEIWRDTDGEVDIFVAGVGTGGTITGVGQVLKERKPSVQVVAVEPSASPLLSTGTPGPAKIQGIGPNFVPPILDTEVFDDVVTVEFDDAISTSRELAAKEGILVGISSGAAVWAALQLAARPENAGKKIVVVTPDTGERYLSTALFEDLRED